Proteins encoded by one window of Venturia canescens isolate UGA chromosome 2, ASM1945775v1, whole genome shotgun sequence:
- the LOC122405963 gene encoding peroxidase-like, with the protein MSPRLSTGINILAVVLLARTSSSWYVNPELSPHGNQRLCEEATSGFGKLGLGFDAIAALCPMMGKFNGKISSNEFQSEIIHSSVADVPSPSYKLQSQVENSIRRRIYPLNPEQSPSNETCGDIFLGYCQPESRYRTIDGSCNNVRNPTWGMSGTRYGRLLPAIYSDGIHAPALSKSNHELPFARTLSFTLFPELKIPDRKWTLVAMQYGQIMAHDMALIAGLMRIRPGVRQCCDEGRVMPELRHDDQCMPIMVPENDPDYHGIQCLMFTRGATDLDSGCSHGQGPAEQLTTVTHYLDLSVVYGSTDQTAQNLRGWYGGRLNVDVRNHREWLPRASNTTTSCSPDIGQEVCYTAGDERVNQNTQLTVLQIILMREHNRVAGKLAEINPHWSDETLYQETRRILIATNQQIAYYEWLPIFIGQKNAEEHKIIYATDGYVDDYDPSVNPSVLNEHSNSAFRVFHSLIAGYLSLVNEARRGNSFLRLSDWFMRPGIIEINNNMDDLTRGMATQPQQAQDEYYDKEITKFLFRGRSPLGGDLRAIDIQRNRDHGLASYNDFREYCGMSRAERWHELEDVMERKNIEKLAQLYESPADIDLTVGGSLELLVQGTLSGPTFQCILNEQFYRTRVGDRFWFESSNPEVAFTAEQLKEIRKATMARWFCDNGDNVRNMQARAFELPSESNPIKSCQDLPEVDLSLWKDYAPAFEKQLETSNYQQHGSVYYKK; encoded by the exons ATGAGTCCTCGATTGAGCACGGGGATCAACATCCTCGCGGTTGTTTTACTCGCAAGGACGTCGAGCAGTTGGTACGTCAACCCGGAATTATCTCCGCACGGTAATCAGCGTCTCTGCGAAG AAGCCACTAGTGGGTTCGGCAAGCTTGGATTGGGCTTCGATGCCATTGCTGCACTGTGCCCAATGATGGGCAAATTCAATGGCAAAATCTCCAGCAACGAGTTCCAGTCGGAAATCATTCACAGCTCAGTCGCTGATGTGCCTTCGCCTTCTTACAAACTCCAATCACA GGTAGAAAACTCCATTCGCCGGCGGATTTATCCACTAAATCCGGAGCAATCTCCCTCGAACGAAACCTGCGGTGACATATTTCTTGGATATTGTCAGCCCGAGTCGCGATATCGAACGATCGACGGCTCGTGCAACAACGTACGAAACCCAACGTGGGGCATGTCAGGAACGCGTTACGGAAGACTTTTACCAGCGATATATTCGGATG GAATCCATGCGCCTGCACTCTCGAAATCGAACCACGAACTACCGTTCGCTCGTACCCTCAGTTTTACTCTTTTTCCTGAGCTGAAAATTCCTGATCGGAAATGGACTCTGGTTGCGATGCAGTACGGTCAGATAATGGCTCATGATATGGCGCTCATCGCAGGCCTTATGAGAATAA GACCAGGCGTGAGACAGTGTTGCGACGAGGGCAGAGTGATGCCAGAACTTCGTCACGACGATCAATGCATGCCAATAATGGTGCCGGAAAACGATCCTGATTACCATGGAATCCAATGTCTCATGTTCACCCGTGGGGCCACTGACCTTGACAGTGGATGTTCGCATGGCCAGGGGCCCGCCGAGCAg CTGACAACCGTGACCCACTATTTGGATCTCTCCGTTGTGTACGGTTCGACCGATCAAACGGCACAGAATCTCCGTGGCTGGTATGGTGGCCGCTTGAACGTCGATGTGAGAAATCATAGAGAGTGGTTGCCCAGAGCTTCGAATACTACGACCTCGTGCTCGCCCGATATTGGCCAAGAAGTTTGTTACACTGCAG GTGACGAGCGCGTTAATCAAAATACTCAACTCACGGTAttgcaaataattttgatgCGAGAGCACAACCGAGTGGCTGGTAAGCTCGCCGAAATAAACCCCCATTGGAGCGACGAGACACTCTATCAAGAAACCCGGAGAATTTTGATCGCGACGAACCAACAAATCGCGTACTACGAGTGGCTGCCAATTTTCATTG GCCAAAAAAATGCTGAGGAGCACAAAATCATTTACGCCACCGACGGCTACGTCGACGATTACGATCCCTCGGTCAATCCGAGCGTCCTCAACGAACATTCCAACTCCGCTTTTCGGGTCTTCCACTCGCTCATAGCCGGATATTTGTC CCTCGTAAACGAAGCACGTCGAGGTAACAGTTTCCTAAGACTCAGCGACTGGTTCATGAGGCCTGGCATTATTGAAATCAACAACAACATGGACGATTTGACGAGGGGAATGGCCACGCAACCCCAACAGGCTCAGGACGAGTACTACGACAAAGAG ATCACCAAGTTTTTGTTCCGGGGTCGCAGTCCTCTCGGCGGTGATTTACGGGCAATAGACATTCAGAGAAACCGGGATCACGGGCTTGCGAGTTACAACGATTTTCGAGAGTACTGCGGAATGTCACGAGCAGAGCGCTGGCACGAGCTCGAAGACGTTATGGAACGAAAA AACATCGAGAAACTCGCTCAACTTTACGAATCACCCGCTGACATTGATCTCACGGTCGGAGGCTCTCTGGAACTTCTCGTTCAAGGAACTCTCTCGGGGCCAACATTCCAGTGTATTTTAAACGAGCAATTTTATCGCACTCGAGTGGGTGATCGATTTTGGTTCGAATCCTCGAACCCCGAAGTCGCTTTTACTGCCG AACAATTGAAGGAGATCAGAAAAGCTACTATGGCGAGATGGTTCTGCGACAACGGCGACAACGTTCGGAACATGCAAGCCAGAGCTTTCGAGCTGCCTTCAGAATC aAACCCCATAAAAAGCTGTCAAGACTTGCCCGAAGTGGATTTGTCGCTGTGGAAAGATTACGCACCCGCGTTCGAGAAGCAGCTGGAAACTTCGAACTACCAACAACATGGAAGTGTTTATTATAAGAAGTAA